CTTGCCCTTGAACTCGTTCAGCTTGCCTTCGGCCTGCAGCTTGCCGTCCCCAGTGAGGCGGCCCAGTCCGCCCTGGGCCTTGCCCTTCATTTCCGTCGCGGCGCCTTCGATACGTTGATCGGTCATGATGATCCCTGAATGTGAGGAGGAGACTCACATTGGAAGCGTCTCGCCCTGCCGAGGGTTCCTGAATCCGCGTCGGTCGCGACGAAATGTCAGCCCTGGCGATAGGGCGACAGGTCCACCGTCATGGCCTGCATCTCGGCTTCGACCGCCGGGCGCTCCTGCTCCAGGTAGCGGGCGACGGGATCGCGCAGCGCCGGGTCGGCGATGAAGTGAGCCGAATAGACGGGGGAGGGCAGGTAGCCGCGCGCGATCTTGTGCTGGCCCTGCGCCCCGGCCTCGACCCGTGACAGGCCGCGGGCGATGGCGAAGTCGATCGCCTGATAATAGCAGAGCTCGAAATGCAGGAAGGGCCGGCCGACCAGCGTTCCCCACTGCCGGCCGTAAAGCGCGTCGCGGCCGATGAAGTTCAACGCCCCCGCGACCGGCGCTCGGTCCTCGAAGGCCATGACCAGGGCGATGCGGTCGGCCATGCTTGCGCCGACGCGGGCGAAGAAGTCGCGCGTCAGATAGGGGCGGCCCCACTTCCGGTCGCCGGTGTCCATGTAGAAGGCGAAGAAGGCGTCCCAGTGCGCCTCGGTGATTTCGGCGCCCGTCAGGACGCGGATGTCGAGACCGGCCTGGGCTTCGCGGCGCTCGCGGCGGATGGTCTTGCGCCGGTTGGACGACAGGGCGGCCAGGAAGTCGTCGAAGGCGCCGTAGCCGGCGTTGCGCCAGACATACTGGATGTCCCGGCGCGGCAGCAGGCCCGCATCGATCATGGCGCGCCATTCCGGCTCGGTCGGGAAGTTGACGTGCAGGGACGAGACGCCCAGCCGCTCGACCAGGGTCAGGGCGCCTTGCAGCAGGGCCTCGCGCACGGCGCCTGCCTCCGCGCCGGGCGCGTTCAGAAACCTCGGCCCCGTCACGGGCGTGAAAGGCACGGCGCCCAGAAGCTTGGGGTAGTAGCGCCCGCCCACGCGCTCATAGGCGTCGGCCCAGGCGTGGTCGAAGACGTATTCGCCCTGGCTGTGGCCCTTCAGATAGAGGGGCATGACGCCGATCACGGCGCCGCCTTCGTCGTGCAGGGACAGGTGGCGCGCCGCCCAGCCCTGGGACGGGACGGCGCTGCCGGACGCCTCGCAGGCGTCGAGGAAGTCGTAGGAGACGAAGGGATCGCCGCTTGGGGCCGCGCAGGCGTCCCACGCGTCCCGGCCTATCGCGGCGATCCCGTCGTGAACCTGAAGGGTGAAGCTCACTTCACCTCGATGACGGCGTCCACTTCGACGGCGAAGCCGAGCGGCAGCTTGTAAACGCCGACGGCCGAGCGCGAGTGCTTGCCCGCGTCGCCGAAGACCTGGACCATCAGGTCCGAGCAGCCGTTGATGACGGCCGGAATGGCCTCGAAGTCCGGCCCGGCCTGGACGAAGCCGCCCAGCTTGACGATGCGGACCACGCGATCCAGGTCGCCGTCGACGGCGGCGTTGATCTGGGACAGCAGGTTGATGCCGCACAGGCGGGCGGCCTCGGCGGCCTGCTCCGGGGTCACGTCCACGCCGACGGTGCCCTTGATGCCGCCGCCAGCGTCGTTCGACAGCTGGCCCGAGATGAAGATCTGCTCGCCCGAGCGGACGTAGGAGACGTAGCTGGCGACCGGCTTGGCGGGCTCGGGCAGGGTGATGCCGAGTTCAGCAATGCGGGCGTGGATGCTCATGGGGCGACTCCGTTTGAAAAGGTTGGACGGGGTTTAGCGCGGGGAGATCGACGTGTCTCCCTTCTCCCCTTGGGGGAGAAGGTGTCAGGCCGAGCCTGACGGAAGAGGGGGACGTTTCCGCGAGAGCGCCTTTTCGGCGATGGCGCGCTTGTCGGGCGCAGGCCCCTCATCCGAACGCCTCCGGCGTCCACCTTCTCCTCCGAGGGGAGAAGGAAGGGCGCGGCCTGCAACCACGGCGCGTGCCCCGAACTTGTCGCGCAGGGCGTCGATGGCGGTCTCGGTCTTCAGGGCGCGGCTTTCGGGCGTGGCGAACAGGCCGGCGGGCGTGTCCTGGGCCTCGGCGATGTCGGCCATGCCGATGCCGATCAGGCGATAGGGCACGCCCAGTTCCGCCTTCAGCAGGTCGCGCCCGGCGGCGAAGAGGGCGCGCGCGGTCTGCACCGGCTCGGCCAGGGTGACGCGGCGGGTGACGATCTTGAAGTCGGTCTTGCGCAGCTTCAGCACCACCACGCGGCTGGCCACGCCGTCGCGCCGCGCCTTGGACGCCAGCTTCTCGCATAGGGGCCACAGTTCGGCCTCCAGCGCCTCGGCCGTGGTCAGGTCGTCGTTGAAGGTGGTCTCGGCGCTCATGCCGCGGCGGTCGTGGTCCGGGTTCACCGGGCGACTGTCGCGGGCGTGGCTGAGGTCGTGCAGGCGCAGGCCCGTCTCGCCGTAGCGTCGGACCAGATCCTTGACCTCGGCGGCGGCCAGGTCGCCGATCGTGGCGAAGCCGTCCGACCGCAGAGTGCGGCCGAACACCGGCCCCACGCCGGGCAGGATGGAGACCGGGCGCGGCGCCAGCAGGGCCTGGGCCTCGGCCGCGCCGATGACGGAAAAGCCGCGCGGCTTGTCCAGTTCGGAGGCGATCTTGGCCAGGAAGCGGTTGGGGGCGAGGCCGATGGAGACGGTCAGACCCGTCTCGTCCTCGATCCATTTCTGCAGGCGGATCAGCTGGAAGGCGGACGGACCGCCGTTCAGCCGCTCGGTGCCCTTCAGGTCGATCCAGGCCTCGTCCAGCGACAGGGTCTGGACCAGGGGTGTCAGGCGGTGGACGGCGCCGAAGATGCGCTCGCTCTCGGCCACGTATTTGCGGAAATCCGGCTTGATGACCACGGCGTCAGGGCAGGCTTTCAGCGCCTTGAACATCGGCATGGCCGAGCCGACGCCGTAGAGCCGCGCCACATAGCAGGCGGTGGAGACCACGCCGCGCTTGCCGCCGCCGACGATGACCGGCCTGTCGCGCAATTCGGGCCGGTCGCGCTTCTCGACCGAGGCGTAGAAGGCGTCGCAGTCCAGGTGGGCGATGTGCAGCCGGTCCAGCTCTTCGTGGAAGACGGTTCGGCGCGAGCCGCAGGCAGGGCACCGCGCGACCTGACGGTCGCCGGTCCACAGGCAGTCACGGCAAAGGGCCTTGATGGC
The nucleotide sequence above comes from Brevundimonas naejangsanensis. Encoded proteins:
- a CDS encoding DNA polymerase IV; protein product: MAIKALCRDCLWTGDRQVARCPACGSRRTVFHEELDRLHIAHLDCDAFYASVEKRDRPELRDRPVIVGGGKRGVVSTACYVARLYGVGSAMPMFKALKACPDAVVIKPDFRKYVAESERIFGAVHRLTPLVQTLSLDEAWIDLKGTERLNGGPSAFQLIRLQKWIEDETGLTVSIGLAPNRFLAKIASELDKPRGFSVIGAAEAQALLAPRPVSILPGVGPVFGRTLRSDGFATIGDLAAAEVKDLVRRYGETGLRLHDLSHARDSRPVNPDHDRRGMSAETTFNDDLTTAEALEAELWPLCEKLASKARRDGVASRVVVLKLRKTDFKIVTRRVTLAEPVQTARALFAAGRDLLKAELGVPYRLIGIGMADIAEAQDTPAGLFATPESRALKTETAIDALRDKFGARAVVAGRALPSPLGGEGGRRRRSDEGPAPDKRAIAEKALSRKRPPLPSGSA
- a CDS encoding RidA family protein, whose product is MSIHARIAELGITLPEPAKPVASYVSYVRSGEQIFISGQLSNDAGGGIKGTVGVDVTPEQAAEAARLCGINLLSQINAAVDGDLDRVVRIVKLGGFVQAGPDFEAIPAVINGCSDLMVQVFGDAGKHSRSAVGVYKLPLGFAVEVDAVIEVK
- a CDS encoding GNAT family N-acetyltransferase, which translates into the protein MSFTLQVHDGIAAIGRDAWDACAAPSGDPFVSYDFLDACEASGSAVPSQGWAARHLSLHDEGGAVIGVMPLYLKGHSQGEYVFDHAWADAYERVGGRYYPKLLGAVPFTPVTGPRFLNAPGAEAGAVREALLQGALTLVERLGVSSLHVNFPTEPEWRAMIDAGLLPRRDIQYVWRNAGYGAFDDFLAALSSNRRKTIRRERREAQAGLDIRVLTGAEITEAHWDAFFAFYMDTGDRKWGRPYLTRDFFARVGASMADRIALVMAFEDRAPVAGALNFIGRDALYGRQWGTLVGRPFLHFELCYYQAIDFAIARGLSRVEAGAQGQHKIARGYLPSPVYSAHFIADPALRDPVARYLEQERPAVEAEMQAMTVDLSPYRQG